One Peromyscus leucopus breed LL Stock chromosome 6, UCI_PerLeu_2.1, whole genome shotgun sequence genomic region harbors:
- the Mab21l2 gene encoding protein mab-21-like 2, which yields MIAAQAKLVYQLNKYYTERCQARKAAIAKTIREVCKVVSDVLKEVEVQEPRFISSLSEIDARYEGLEVISPTEFEVVLYLNQMGVFNFVDDGSLPGCAVLKLSDGRKRSMSLWVEFITASGYLSARKIRSRFQTLVAQAVDKCSYRDVVKMIADTSEVKLRIRERYVVQITPAFKCTGIWPRSAAQWPMPHIPWPGPNRVAEVKAEGFNLLSKECYSLTGKQSSAESDAWVLQFGEAENRLLMGGCRNKCLSVLKTLRDRHLELPGQPLNNYHMKTLLLYECEKHPRETDWDEACLGDRLNGILLQLISCLQCRRCPHYFLPNLDLFQGKPHSALESAAKQTWRLAREILTNPKSLDKL from the coding sequence ATGATCGCCGCTCAGGCCAAGCTGGTTTACCAGCTCAATAAATACTACACCGAGCGCTGCCAGGCACGCAAGGCTGCAATCGCCAAGACCATCCGAGAGGTCTGCAAGGTAGTGTCGGATGTGCTAAAGGAAGTGGAGGTGCAGGAGCCGCGTTTCATCAGCTCCCTGAGCGAGATCGACGCCCGCTACGAGGGGCTGGAGGTCATCTCACCCACCGAGTTCGAGGTGGTGCTCTACCTCAACCAGATGGGCGTCTTCAACTTCGTGGACGACGGATCTCTGCCGGGTTGCGCGGTGCTCAAACTAAGCGACGGGCGGAAGCGGAGCATGTCTCTCTGGGTCGAGTTCATCACAGCTTCTGGCTATCTCTCTGCGCGCAAGATCCGCTCGCGTTTCCAGACACTGGTCGCCCAGGCGGTGGACAAGTGCAGCTACCGGGACGTGGTCAAGATGATCGCCGACACCAGTGAGGTCAAGTTGCGCATCAGGGAGCGCTACGTGGTGCAAATCACTCCAGCGTTCAAGTGCACCGGGATCTGGCCTCGCAGCGCGGCACAGTGGCCTATGCCCCACATCCCCTGGCCCGGCCCCAATCGGGTGGCGGAGGTCAAGGCCGAAGGGTTCAACTTGCTCTCCAAGGAGTGCTACTCGCTGACTGGCAAGCAGAGCTCGGCAGAAAGCGACGCCTGGGTGCTGCAGTTCGGTGAGGCGGAGAACCGCTTGCTGATGGGAGGCTGTAGAAACAAGTGCCTCTCGGTGCTGAAGACGCTGCGGGACCGCCACCTGGAGCTGCCGGGCCAGCCGCTCAATAACTACCACATGAAGACGCTGCTGCTGTACGAGTGCGAGAAACACCCGAGGGAAACGGACTGGGACGAGGCTTGCCTGGGCGACCGTCTGAACGGCATCCTGCTGCAGCTCATCTCCTGCCTGCAGTGCCGCCGCTGCCCTCACTACTTTCTGCCCAACCTCGACCTCTTCCAGGGCAAGCCCCACTCGGCCCTGGAGAGCGCTGCCAAGCAGACCTGGAGGTTGGCCAGGGAAATCCTCACCAATCCCAAAAGCTTAGACAAACTATAG